A genomic segment from Nicotiana tabacum cultivar K326 chromosome 7, ASM71507v2, whole genome shotgun sequence encodes:
- the LOC107805838 gene encoding uncharacterized protein LOC107805838, which produces MAIPSSTSSSFSTDNSAPIDHSAASRLPFHPDDYTHLYHPLYVHRSDLLGSSLVTKPFDGSCYGSWHRSILVALSVRNKLEFINGTSERPQEGSPLLRQWQMCNNLVVAWLANFVTKEIHRTVVYSKFAKDIWKELETRYGEADGARVFELKKEMAHISHGALDIPSYFIKLKQLWDELTSLSASSDDRCICGRNIRSEEKQKVYQFFMGLNDTYVQVRSNILMIMPLPSIDTVYSILLSDEKQRHVSATSYFSSESASFNRSLVTCKYCKKPGHNIEKCYKFHGYPPNFKFSKGGGPKKASAHTALDSSTSQASASQLTGGAIQSGYSDSSTGFPGLTKD; this is translated from the exons ATGGCCATTCCGTCGAGTACATCATCTTCCTTTTCTACGGATAATTCTGCTCCTATTGACCATAGTGCTGCGAGTCGCCTTCCTTTTCACCCTGATGACTATACACATCTCTATCACCCTTTATATGTACATCGCTCTGATTTACTAGGTTCTTCTTTGGTCACTAAGCCTTTTGATGGCTCATGTTATGGGAGTTGGCATAGATCCATTTTAGTGGCTCTATCTGTTAGGAACAAATTGGAATTCATCAATGGAACTTCTGAGAGACCTCAAGAGGGGTCTCCTCTTCTTCGCCAATGGCAAATGTGCAATAATTTAGTTGTTGCATGGCTGGCTAATTTTGTGACTAAGGAAATCCACCGTACTGTAGTCTACTCTAAGTTTGCCAAGGATATTTGGAAGGAACTTGAGACCAGGTATGGGGAAGCTGATGGAGCTAGGGTCTTTGAGTTAAAAAAGGAGATGGCACAcatttctcatggtgctcttgacattccttcttattttatCAAACTTAAACAACTTTGGGATGAATTGACCTCTCTTTCTGCCAGTTCTGATGATAGGTGTATTTGTGGGAGAAATATTAGGTCTGAGGAAAAACAAAAGGTCTATCAGTTTTTCATGGGGCTGAATGACACATATGTTCAAGTCAGAAGCAACATATTGATGATCATGCCCCTTCCTTCTATTGACACAGTATATAGTATTCTCTTAAGTGATGAAAAACAGAGACATGTGTCTGCTACATCTTATTTCTCCTCTGAATCTGCCTCTTTTAAT AGGAGTTTAGTCACTTGTAAATACTGTAAGAAGCCTGGGCATAACATTGAAAAATGCTATAAATTTCATGGTTATCCACCAAACTTCAAGTTCTCTAAGGGTGGTGGTCCCAAAAAGGCTTCAGCACATACTGCACTTGATTCTTCTACATCTCAGGCATCTGCTTCTCAACTCACTGGTGGTGCTATTCAGAGTGGCTACTCTGACTCATCTACTGGTTTtcctggcttgacaaaagactaA